Genomic DNA from Marnyiella aurantia:
CCTGGTGAGCCCTAACCTGAACATCTTCCCTTCGGTTGTGGACAGTGCCAATATTAAGACCCTGGCAGAGATCGGTGTGATATTTCTCCTGTTCAGTCTCGGACTCGAATTCAGTTTCAAGAAACTTATGAATGTGGGCGGTTCGGCTTCGGTCACGGCCTTTGTTGAAATCATCTTCATAACGATCGCAGGTTATTTTACCGGGCGATGGCTCGGCTGGAGCATCATGGACAGTATGTTCCTCGGCGGTATGTTGGCAAGCTCGTCTACAACCATCATTATCAGGGCGTTTGACGAGCTTGGGGTCAAGACAAAAAGCTTTGCAAAGACGGTTTTTGGTGTTCTTGTGGTTGAAGATATCGTGGTGATTCTGCTTATGGTACTGCTTTCCACCATTGCTGTAACTAAAGAATTTGAAGGTACACAGATCCTGTTTACCGTTGTAAAGCTGCTTTTCTTTCTTATTTTATGGTTCCTGCTTGGTATATTTCTGGTACCTACCCTGCTCAAGAAAATCAAGCCTCTTGTTGATGATGAAATCCTGCTTATCCTTTCCATTGGCCTTTGTTTGGGTATGGTTTTGATTGCTGTAAAAGTAGGCTTTTCGGCAGAACTTGGTGCCTTCGTCATGGGATCCATTATTGCTGAAACTACCGTCGCGGAGAAGGTGGAGCATACCTTAAAGTCAGTAAAAGACCTTTTTGCCGCGGTGTTTTTCGTATCCGTAGGTATGATGATTGATTATGAAGCTATGATCACTTATGCCTGGCCAATATTTATCGTTACCATCCTAACTATTTTTGGCAAACTGTTCAGCTCGGCATTGGGTGCATTAATATCGGGACAGCCGCTGAAACAGTCCATTCAGGTGGGGATGAGTATGGCTCAAATTGGCGAATTTGCCTTTATTGTGGCCACACTTGGACTTTCGCTGGGGGTAATTTCAGACTTCCTTTTCCCGGTTGCAGTAGGTGTTTCGGCCATCACAACATTTACAACGCCTTACCTGATCAAACTTTCTGAACCGTTTTATAAATGGCTGGTGAAGGTAGTTCCGCCTAAATATATTGAAAAGATCAACCGCTATTCCTCGAACACGCAGAATATCCAGGCCGAAAACAGCTGGAAGACCATCCTTACCAGCTATGCAAGGATCATCGTGATCAACGGAATCATTATCATGGCCATTTATCTGCTTTTTGCCAGATTTATTATTCCGGCCATCAACGATAACCTGGAAAGCAACAGCCTGAAAAATATTATAGGAAACGGGCTGCCGGTACTTTTTATACTTCCTTTCCTTTGGGCACTAATGGTAAAGAGACCCAACTCGGTGGCTTACCGTGAACTCTGGACCAAGACCAAATACAGCCGCGGACCGCTGCTTATTATTGAAATTGTCCGGTTTTCCATTGGTATCGGTATCCTGGGCTTTTTCCTGGACCGTTTTGCCTCAACAACAATATCATTCTTCATTACGATTCCTGTGGCGATTGTCCTGATGGTGATCTTCTCCAACAGGCTGAACAAATTTTACAGCCGTATTGAAAGAAGGTTTATCACCAACCTGAATGACCGTTCGGAGATGGGACACCCTGAAGCTGTAGCCACGCTTGCCGGCACTTCCAATATAAAGGAGAGTCTGGCTGCCTGGGACGTACACATTATTGAACTTGAAGTAAAGCCGCTGGCCGATTATATAGGTAAAAGTCTGGTAGACCTGCAGTGGCGGGAGAAATATGGAATCAATATCGGCTATATACGCCGTGGCGGTAAACTCATTCACACGCCGGACCGGTACCAGGTCCTCATGCCTTATGACAAAGTAGGCATCATTGCCACCGATGATCAGTTCCAGATCTTTAAAGAGGTTTTTGACAGTCAGGAAATTATTGAAGAAGAGAATATTGACCACATTAAACTTGGCAAAATCCTGATTAACCATCATTCACCCAAGAAAGGCCTTACCATACAGGAATCAGGCATCCGCGACAAGACAGACGGACTTGTAATTGCCATACGAAGAGGAGATGAACGTATCCTGAACCCCGAATCGTCTGAAATACTGCAGCTGGACGATATCGTTTGGGTGGTAGGTAACCGGAAGAAAATTGAAAAACTAAATGTGGAAATCTAAATAACAGATGAAAGAGGAACTTCTGAACAAAGCTGTAAACATCGCGACAAAAGCCCACAGGAACCAAACCGATAAATTCGGCGCGCCTTATATAGGGCATATTATGAGGGTGATGAATTACGGCAAAACATACGACGAAAAAATCGTAGGCGTACTGCACGATGTGATAGAAGACTGTCCGGAAATCAGTCTGGATTATCTGCTGCAGGAAGGTTTCCCTAATCATATTGTTTTTGCTGTGGAATGCCTTACGAAAACTCCCTCCGACCAGGATTATACCGAATTCATCAAACAAACGGAAAGGTCACCACTGGCCGTAGCGGTTAAGCTGAATGACCTGCGCGACAATATGGACCTTAGACGGTTCACCAAACCGATAACGGAGAAAGATATGAAGAGACTTAACAAGTATCTGAAGGCCTACCTCTATCTCAAGGAGAAATACTGATTTTAAATAGCAGTCCGCTTATAAACCGATACGGTAATTAAATCCAAGCTGAAACCATCTGCCCGGCATAGGTACACCAAAGGTCTCTGTATACCGGGTTGATGTAAGGTTATTTATAAGTAGAAACAGCTGAAGGTCATTATACTGCCAGTTCAGTTTTAAATCCAGAAGGTGATAACTTCCCGTTGTGACTCTTTCATTATAGCGGTAAACCCACTGAGCGGTTAGCTCTTTGTAAAGTTTATTCTCCATTTTCGCCACAACCTGATGCTTCAGGTTTTCCATTATATAGCGGGACCACAGGTTTTCCAGTTTCTCTGCCCTGCTGTCCAGGAAAGTGTAACCCAACGACCAGGACTGAACGAATGAATTAAGTTGCTGGCGGAGTTCCAGTTCAATTCCCTGCGTATAAATACTTCCGATGTTTTCGGCGCGCCAAAGTTCGTTTTCGCTGGCTTTAACCCAGTCAATGGAATTGTCTGTATCCCGCAGGAAACCACTGGCTTTCAGCTCCAGACCATTCCTGTGGTAACGGTAACCTACTTCTGCCGAAAAAGCGTGCTCGGGCTGCAGAAACGGGTTCCCCGCCTCGGTTTTACTCAGATAATAAAGGTCGGTGAAGGTAGGAATTCGGCTAACTTTTGCTGCGTTTCCATAAATTTTATGATTTGGGCTCAGGTTATAACCAACATCCACTCCGGGATAAAGGAAATTACCTTCGCGGTCGTACGCGGACCATGAAATACCCGGCGCGATATCCATCCTGTCGTCAAAAAAAGAAAAATGATGCTCCAGAAACAGTTGGGTAATGAAACGTTCACGACGGCCCAGATTATTACTAGCCAGAAACTCCTTTCGGATCTCAACGCCAAGTCCCGTTCTTCCCAATGCCGAATTCAAGGTAGTATTAATCTCACCACCGATATTATTGCCGATGTGGATATTACGGTACAGTTCGGGCCTGCCGCGCACATATTCGTAAATATCCTGTCCGCGGCGCCAGTAAATATTGGAGTTAAAGGTCCAGCTGTCCCATTTTCGGTCGGCACTTAAGCTTACAACAGAAGCCTGGGTTTCTTCGTACTGGTCTGTAGCTGCCGCCGTAGCATAGAAACCGTTGGCGCCAAATTTCTTCTCCTGGATTCCTGCCTGAAAGCGCACATTTGCGGAGGCAACGCGGAATTGATTCTGATAAAATATATTGTTGATTTTATAATCGGTGTTGTACCGGTAGCCTTCGGAACTGGATGAGTTAAGCTGTACGAAATGCGCGACTTTTTCAGTGCTCATGTGGGTGCCAAGGCCCAGTGAATAAGTGCCAAAATCGCCGCCACTCGCAGAAACTGTGGTCGTATCTTCAGCAGCAGGTTTTGTAACGATATTGATTACTCCGGCATAAGCGTTTTGGCCAAAGCGCCTCGCTGCCGGTCCCTTAATCACTTCTATCCTTTCTACAGATGCCAGATCGAAGGGAACACTCATGGAGTTATGCCCCGTTTGGGAATCGTTCATCCGCACACCATTTACGAGGATCAATACCTGTTCAAAGCTGCTGCCACGCAGTGAAATATCTGCCTGCACACCGTTACCGCCTCTCCTTCTGATATCGAAACCTGTGATTTGAGCCAGAACTTCTTCCACACTTGTAGCTGGAGAACTGCGTATTTCTTCTCTGTTAATTACAGTAATGTTCTCACTCACCTTTGTAACCGGAAGATCCAGGAACTTGCCGTGGATGAAAACTTCACTTATTTCAGATTCTCCGGTTTGGGCTGAAATCTGGCTTATCATACCGAGGCACAGAAATCCAAAATATTTTAACCTCATTTTACACCTGCATTGATAATATAGTGACAGATTCCGCATCTTTACCTGCGGAACAGCCCTGAATTGGAAGCGGCAAAGATAAATAAAGTTGGGTGATCCTGAACACAGGAAATACCGCAGATATAAATTTAACAGTACTAATTCCCACCGAATTGGATACCGTTCCTGCGACGGTTTACCCTTTTCTGTTGCCTAAAGTCCGGAAGGTTTACACTTAAATTTTATGTATTTTTGTAGTCCTCAAATTCATACATGGATACATCCGAAAACATAGATATAAAGAAAGAAATTTTTGTTAAGAATGCGCATCTTAACAATCTTAAGAACATAGATGTACGCATTCCGAAAAACAAACTTGTAGTCATTACCGGAGTCTCGGGCAGCGGGAAATCCTCCCTGGCCTTCGATACCATTTATGCCGAAGGCCAGCGCAGGTATGTGGAAAGTCTGAGTTCCTACGCCAGGCAGTTCCTGGGCAAACTGGAGAAACCCAAAATTGACAGTATAAAAGGGCTGGCACCGTCCATCGCCATTCAGCAGAAAGTTATATCGTCCAATCCGCGTTCTACAGTAGGTACATCAACCGAAATTTACGATTATATAAAACTGCTCTTTGCCAGAATAGGACATACATTTTCGCCGGTTTCTGGGCGGGAAGTCCGCAAAGACAGCGTTACTGATGTCATCAACTTTATAAAACAGGCTGAAGGAACCGCTTTTCTGCTTCGTGCACCGCTGCAGTTCAGTCCGGACACCTTTACCCAGACTCTAAACTCCCTTAAGGTCACCGGTTTTACAAGACTGGAGGTAAACGGGAATGTGGCGGGAATAGAAGATCTTGAGAGTTTCGGCTTTACTCCCGAAAAAGGAATGGAAATCCATCTCGTAATAGACCGGTTCGTTTATGAGGATGATGAGCATTTCCTGCAAAGACTCGCCGACTCTATACAAATGGCTTTTTACGAAGGTCACGGATACAGTTCGCTTAAAAATATTGAGACCGGTGAAGTACACGAATTTTCAAATAAATTCGAGTTGGACGGAATGGAATTTATGGAGCCCAATGTTCATTTCTTCAGCTTTAATAATCCCTACGGTGCCTGTCCGCAGTGTGAGGGTTATGGAAAAGTGATCGGCATTGACGAAGACCTTGTAATTCCAAATAAAAATCTGTCGGTTTTTGAGGATGCTGTGGCAGCCTGGAAAGGAGAAAGTATGGGCGAATGGAAAAAATCATTCATTAAATGGGTGGGCGGCGAATTCCCGATTCACAAACCCTATTTCCAGCTAACCAAAGAGCAGCGCAACCTTCTTTGGAAGGGCGACGGTTCGGCCAATTTCCCCTCGCTGAACGCCTTTTTCAAAATGGTGGAAGGCAATCTTTACAAGATCCAGTACCGGGTGATGCTTTCACGGTACCGAGGTAAAACCCTCTGCCCTACCTGTGAAGGACTCAGGCTTCGAGAGGAAACCCAATGGGTAAAAATTGACGGACACAATATCCAGTCAATGATTGAACTGCCGCTGGATGAGCTTCTGCCGCTGGTAAAATCGCTGAAATTAAGTGCACACGATGCCGAAATTGCAAAAAGACTGCTGTATGAAATTACGACCAGACTGGAATTCCTGGAGAAAGTAGGTTTGGGTTACCTAAGCCTGAACCGTACCTCCAACAC
This window encodes:
- a CDS encoding cation:proton antiporter domain-containing protein; translated protein: MGHLPKLIEDLALILIVAAFVVIIFRKIKQPLVLGYIIAGFLVSPNLNIFPSVVDSANIKTLAEIGVIFLLFSLGLEFSFKKLMNVGGSASVTAFVEIIFITIAGYFTGRWLGWSIMDSMFLGGMLASSSTTIIIRAFDELGVKTKSFAKTVFGVLVVEDIVVILLMVLLSTIAVTKEFEGTQILFTVVKLLFFLILWFLLGIFLVPTLLKKIKPLVDDEILLILSIGLCLGMVLIAVKVGFSAELGAFVMGSIIAETTVAEKVEHTLKSVKDLFAAVFFVSVGMMIDYEAMITYAWPIFIVTILTIFGKLFSSALGALISGQPLKQSIQVGMSMAQIGEFAFIVATLGLSLGVISDFLFPVAVGVSAITTFTTPYLIKLSEPFYKWLVKVVPPKYIEKINRYSSNTQNIQAENSWKTILTSYARIIVINGIIIMAIYLLFARFIIPAINDNLESNSLKNIIGNGLPVLFILPFLWALMVKRPNSVAYRELWTKTKYSRGPLLIIEIVRFSIGIGILGFFLDRFASTTISFFITIPVAIVLMVIFSNRLNKFYSRIERRFITNLNDRSEMGHPEAVATLAGTSNIKESLAAWDVHIIELEVKPLADYIGKSLVDLQWREKYGINIGYIRRGGKLIHTPDRYQVLMPYDKVGIIATDDQFQIFKEVFDSQEIIEEENIDHIKLGKILINHHSPKKGLTIQESGIRDKTDGLVIAIRRGDERILNPESSEILQLDDIVWVVGNRKKIEKLNVEI
- a CDS encoding phosphohydrolase, translated to MKEELLNKAVNIATKAHRNQTDKFGAPYIGHIMRVMNYGKTYDEKIVGVLHDVIEDCPEISLDYLLQEGFPNHIVFAVECLTKTPSDQDYTEFIKQTERSPLAVAVKLNDLRDNMDLRRFTKPITEKDMKRLNKYLKAYLYLKEKY
- a CDS encoding TonB-dependent receptor, producing the protein MRLKYFGFLCLGMISQISAQTGESEISEVFIHGKFLDLPVTKVSENITVINREEIRSSPATSVEEVLAQITGFDIRRRGGNGVQADISLRGSSFEQVLILVNGVRMNDSQTGHNSMSVPFDLASVERIEVIKGPAARRFGQNAYAGVINIVTKPAAEDTTTVSASGGDFGTYSLGLGTHMSTEKVAHFVQLNSSSSEGYRYNTDYKINNIFYQNQFRVASANVRFQAGIQEKKFGANGFYATAAATDQYEETQASVVSLSADRKWDSWTFNSNIYWRRGQDIYEYVRGRPELYRNIHIGNNIGGEINTTLNSALGRTGLGVEIRKEFLASNNLGRRERFITQLFLEHHFSFFDDRMDIAPGISWSAYDREGNFLYPGVDVGYNLSPNHKIYGNAAKVSRIPTFTDLYYLSKTEAGNPFLQPEHAFSAEVGYRYHRNGLELKASGFLRDTDNSIDWVKASENELWRAENIGSIYTQGIELELRQQLNSFVQSWSLGYTFLDSRAEKLENLWSRYIMENLKHQVVAKMENKLYKELTAQWVYRYNERVTTGSYHLLDLKLNWQYNDLQLFLLINNLTSTRYTETFGVPMPGRWFQLGFNYRIGL
- the uvrA gene encoding excinuclease ABC subunit UvrA; this encodes MDTSENIDIKKEIFVKNAHLNNLKNIDVRIPKNKLVVITGVSGSGKSSLAFDTIYAEGQRRYVESLSSYARQFLGKLEKPKIDSIKGLAPSIAIQQKVISSNPRSTVGTSTEIYDYIKLLFARIGHTFSPVSGREVRKDSVTDVINFIKQAEGTAFLLRAPLQFSPDTFTQTLNSLKVTGFTRLEVNGNVAGIEDLESFGFTPEKGMEIHLVIDRFVYEDDEHFLQRLADSIQMAFYEGHGYSSLKNIETGEVHEFSNKFELDGMEFMEPNVHFFSFNNPYGACPQCEGYGKVIGIDEDLVIPNKNLSVFEDAVAAWKGESMGEWKKSFIKWVGGEFPIHKPYFQLTKEQRNLLWKGDGSANFPSLNAFFKMVEGNLYKIQYRVMLSRYRGKTLCPTCEGLRLREETQWVKIDGHNIQSMIELPLDELLPLVKSLKLSAHDAEIAKRLLYEITTRLEFLEKVGLGYLSLNRTSNTLSGGESQRINLATSLGSSLVGSIYILDEPSIGLHSKDTENLIGVLKNLRDLGNTVIVVEHDEDVMRAADYIIDIGPEAGYLGGELVFAGHFDELQSSDSLTAQYLTGKLEIKTPKKRRKAKEFIEIKGARENNLKNIDVSVPLEGLVVISGVSGSGKSTLMKEILTNEIQIQLGMGGKKGDYDSVDFPKKLIKNIELIDQNPIGKSSRSNPVTYLKAYDDIRELFTKQKLSKMMGYKAKHFSFNVDGGRCEECKGEGVINVSMQFMADIELLCESCNGTRFRSEILEVKFDDKNISDILHMTVDEALEFFSDNKETKIVTKIQPLQDVGLGYLQLGQSSSTLSGGEAQRIKLASFLVKGFTTDKTLFIFDEPSTGLHFHDINKLLVSLQALIELGHSVIVIEHQPDIIKSADYIIDIGPDAGKHGGEVVFAGTPEDLVKDKKSHTARFLKEKL